The Chryseobacterium suipulveris genome window below encodes:
- a CDS encoding isopenicillin N synthase family dioxygenase gives MNQIPSVDLRDFLSDNPERKQKFVNEIGKAYEEIGFVALKGHFLDDKLVDELYGEVRNFFNLPVETKQKYEIPGIGGQRGYVGFGKETAKGFKKGDLKEFWHFGQYLDEGSKYAEVYPDNVNVTETPKFNEVGKQAYQMLEKTGVYVLRALAVHLGLDEFYFDKYVKEGNSILRPIHYPPITEEPENAVRAAAHGDINLITLLMGAQGKGLQVQNHDGEWIDAIAQPDELMINVGDMLSRHTNNKLKSTIHQVVNPPRELWGTSRYSIPFFMHPVSEMPLNALEGTYDESNPKLYPDTTAGEFLHERLVELGLIK, from the coding sequence ATGAATCAAATTCCTAGTGTGGATTTGCGTGATTTCCTTTCGGACAACCCGGAACGCAAACAAAAATTTGTAAATGAAATCGGAAAAGCTTACGAAGAAATCGGATTTGTCGCACTGAAAGGTCACTTTCTGGATGACAAACTGGTGGATGAACTTTACGGCGAGGTGAGAAACTTCTTCAACCTTCCCGTTGAGACCAAACAAAAATACGAAATCCCTGGAATCGGCGGACAGCGCGGTTATGTGGGATTTGGTAAGGAAACCGCAAAAGGTTTCAAGAAAGGCGATCTGAAGGAATTCTGGCATTTCGGGCAGTATCTTGACGAAGGTTCAAAATATGCCGAGGTTTATCCTGACAACGTGAATGTTACGGAAACCCCAAAATTCAACGAGGTTGGAAAACAGGCATACCAAATGCTGGAGAAAACCGGAGTTTATGTGTTGAGAGCTTTGGCGGTGCACCTCGGTTTGGACGAATTTTATTTCGACAAATATGTGAAGGAAGGGAATTCAATTCTCCGTCCGATCCACTATCCGCCAATCACGGAAGAACCGGAAAACGCGGTTCGCGCAGCAGCTCACGGCGACATCAATCTGATTACGCTTTTGATGGGAGCACAGGGAAAAGGACTTCAGGTGCAAAACCACGACGGCGAATGGATCGACGCGATCGCACAACCCGACGAACTAATGATCAATGTTGGAGATATGCTTTCAAGACACACCAACAACAAACTGAAATCCACGATTCACCAAGTTGTAAATCCGCCGAGAGAATTGTGGGGAACTTCGCGTTACTCGATTCCTTTCTTTATGCACCCGGTAAGCGAAATGCCACTGAACGCGCTTGAAGGAACTTACGACGAAAGCAATCCGAAACTTTATCCCGATACCACCGCCGGAGAATTCCTCCACGAAAGATTGGTTGAGTTGGGACTCATCAAGTAA